Proteins from a genomic interval of Benincasa hispida cultivar B227 chromosome 7, ASM972705v1, whole genome shotgun sequence:
- the LOC120080860 gene encoding uncharacterized protein LOC120080860 isoform X1 gives MTSFRFLFSNGVVLQGSEAPPVATFLETHPGAYTTTRSHNNASSILFWDRHMKRLTQSVKILSNASPLLLSESNRTINKQVKPSWVDSIPWEPAIRTLVDDSMRKVLPTALNERIEGEELTITVLLSVNLEYLGESDGVVDVERVEEALDVHVYVGSYVPHEFGVPENGANLAVVGRGRDIAAAKYSDWVRCRKSLEKLRPPSVTELLLSNNGDQILEGCVTNFFVVCRKDNNEAKETSVPDSKSTYSFELQTAPISDGVLTGVIRQLVIEACSSNGISFREVAPTWSSNEIWEEAFVTSSLRILEHVNTICIPSIWNLLNSKTWSEISWNKKSFKDAPGLISSIVQKDIMEKAVAEAFPIGYFI, from the exons ATGACGAGCTTCCGATTCTTGTTCAGCAATGGCGTCGTACTGCAAGGCTCCGAAGCTCCTCCGGTCGCCACCTTCCTCGAAACTCATCCTG GCGCTTATACAACTACTCGGTCACATAACAATGCGTCGAGCATTCTGTTTTGGGATAGGCACATGAAAAGACTGACTCAATCGGTGAAGATTCTTTCGAATGCAAGTCCACTACTCTTGTCTGAATCTAACAGAACGATCAATAAACAGGTAAAACCGTCGTGGGTAGATTCTATTCCTTGGGAGCCAGCTATTCGGACGCTTGTTGATGATTCAATGAGAAAAGTGTTGCCAACAGCATTGAATGAGAGAATTGAGGGAGAAGAATTGACAATTACAGTGCTTTTAAGTGTGAATTTGGAATATTTGGGTGAAAGTGACGGTGTTGTGGATGTAGAAAGGGTTGAAGAAGCTCTTGATGTGCACGTGTATGTTGGTAGTTATGTTCCTCATGAATTTGGTGTCCCGGAAAATGGTGCAAATCTGGCCGTGGTGGGTCGAGGGAGGGATATTGCTGCCGCGAAGTACTCAGATTGGGTTAG GTGTAGGAAGTCTCTGGAAAAATTGAGGCCTCCTTCTGTGACTGAGCTTTTGTTGTCAAATAATGGTGATCAGATACTTGAAGGCTGCGTGACAAACTTTTTTGTTGTTTGCCGCAAG GATAATAATGAAGCTAAAGAAACAAGCGTGCCTGATTCCAAAAGTACATATTCCTTTGAACTGCAGACAGCTCCCATTAGTGATGGCGTTCTGACTGGAGTTATTCGCCAATTAGTCATCGA AGCTTGTTCGAgcaatggcatttcatttcgAGAAGTTGCACCTACTTGGTCAAGTAATGAAATATGGGAAGAAGCATTTGTTACAA GTAGCTTGAGAATCTTGGAGCATGTGAATACTATTTGCATCCCTAGCATATGGAACTTGCTCAACTCGAAAACATGGAGTGAAATATCATGGAACAAGAAGTCGTTTAAG GATGCTCCTGGTTTGATCTCAAGCATAGTCCAG AAGGATATAATGGAGAAAGCTGTTGCAGAAGCATTCCCCATTGGTTATTTCATATAA
- the LOC120080860 gene encoding uncharacterized protein LOC120080860 isoform X5, translating to MTSFRFLFSNGVVLQGSEAPPVATFLETHPGAYTTTRSHNNASSILFWDRHMKRLTQSVKILSNASPLLLSESNRTINKQVKPSWVDSIPWEPAIRTLVDDSMRKVLPTALNERIEGEELTITVLLSVNLEYLGESDGVVDVERVEEALDVHVYVGSYVPHEFGVPENGANLAVVGRGRDIAAAKYSDWVRCRKSLEKLRPPSVTELLLSNNGDQILEGCVTNFFVVCRKDNNEAKETSVPDSKSTYSFELQTAPISDGVLTGVIRQLVIEACSSNGISFREVAPTWSSNEIWEEAFVTNR from the exons ATGACGAGCTTCCGATTCTTGTTCAGCAATGGCGTCGTACTGCAAGGCTCCGAAGCTCCTCCGGTCGCCACCTTCCTCGAAACTCATCCTG GCGCTTATACAACTACTCGGTCACATAACAATGCGTCGAGCATTCTGTTTTGGGATAGGCACATGAAAAGACTGACTCAATCGGTGAAGATTCTTTCGAATGCAAGTCCACTACTCTTGTCTGAATCTAACAGAACGATCAATAAACAGGTAAAACCGTCGTGGGTAGATTCTATTCCTTGGGAGCCAGCTATTCGGACGCTTGTTGATGATTCAATGAGAAAAGTGTTGCCAACAGCATTGAATGAGAGAATTGAGGGAGAAGAATTGACAATTACAGTGCTTTTAAGTGTGAATTTGGAATATTTGGGTGAAAGTGACGGTGTTGTGGATGTAGAAAGGGTTGAAGAAGCTCTTGATGTGCACGTGTATGTTGGTAGTTATGTTCCTCATGAATTTGGTGTCCCGGAAAATGGTGCAAATCTGGCCGTGGTGGGTCGAGGGAGGGATATTGCTGCCGCGAAGTACTCAGATTGGGTTAG GTGTAGGAAGTCTCTGGAAAAATTGAGGCCTCCTTCTGTGACTGAGCTTTTGTTGTCAAATAATGGTGATCAGATACTTGAAGGCTGCGTGACAAACTTTTTTGTTGTTTGCCGCAAG GATAATAATGAAGCTAAAGAAACAAGCGTGCCTGATTCCAAAAGTACATATTCCTTTGAACTGCAGACAGCTCCCATTAGTGATGGCGTTCTGACTGGAGTTATTCGCCAATTAGTCATCGA AGCTTGTTCGAgcaatggcatttcatttcgAGAAGTTGCACCTACTTGGTCAAGTAATGAAATATGGGAAGAAGCATTTGTTACAA ACAGGTAG
- the LOC120080860 gene encoding uncharacterized protein LOC120080860 isoform X2 yields MTSFRFLFSNGVVLQGSEAPPVATFLETHPGAYTTTRSHNNASSILFWDRHMKRLTQSVKPSWVDSIPWEPAIRTLVDDSMRKVLPTALNERIEGEELTITVLLSVNLEYLGESDGVVDVERVEEALDVHVYVGSYVPHEFGVPENGANLAVVGRGRDIAAAKYSDWVRCRKSLEKLRPPSVTELLLSNNGDQILEGCVTNFFVVCRKDNNEAKETSVPDSKSTYSFELQTAPISDGVLTGVIRQLVIEACSSNGISFREVAPTWSSNEIWEEAFVTSSLRILEHVNTICIPSIWNLLNSKTWSEISWNKKSFKDAPGLISSIVQKDIMEKAVAEAFPIGYFI; encoded by the exons ATGACGAGCTTCCGATTCTTGTTCAGCAATGGCGTCGTACTGCAAGGCTCCGAAGCTCCTCCGGTCGCCACCTTCCTCGAAACTCATCCTG GCGCTTATACAACTACTCGGTCACATAACAATGCGTCGAGCATTCTGTTTTGGGATAGGCACATGAAAAGACTGACTCAATCG GTAAAACCGTCGTGGGTAGATTCTATTCCTTGGGAGCCAGCTATTCGGACGCTTGTTGATGATTCAATGAGAAAAGTGTTGCCAACAGCATTGAATGAGAGAATTGAGGGAGAAGAATTGACAATTACAGTGCTTTTAAGTGTGAATTTGGAATATTTGGGTGAAAGTGACGGTGTTGTGGATGTAGAAAGGGTTGAAGAAGCTCTTGATGTGCACGTGTATGTTGGTAGTTATGTTCCTCATGAATTTGGTGTCCCGGAAAATGGTGCAAATCTGGCCGTGGTGGGTCGAGGGAGGGATATTGCTGCCGCGAAGTACTCAGATTGGGTTAG GTGTAGGAAGTCTCTGGAAAAATTGAGGCCTCCTTCTGTGACTGAGCTTTTGTTGTCAAATAATGGTGATCAGATACTTGAAGGCTGCGTGACAAACTTTTTTGTTGTTTGCCGCAAG GATAATAATGAAGCTAAAGAAACAAGCGTGCCTGATTCCAAAAGTACATATTCCTTTGAACTGCAGACAGCTCCCATTAGTGATGGCGTTCTGACTGGAGTTATTCGCCAATTAGTCATCGA AGCTTGTTCGAgcaatggcatttcatttcgAGAAGTTGCACCTACTTGGTCAAGTAATGAAATATGGGAAGAAGCATTTGTTACAA GTAGCTTGAGAATCTTGGAGCATGTGAATACTATTTGCATCCCTAGCATATGGAACTTGCTCAACTCGAAAACATGGAGTGAAATATCATGGAACAAGAAGTCGTTTAAG GATGCTCCTGGTTTGATCTCAAGCATAGTCCAG AAGGATATAATGGAGAAAGCTGTTGCAGAAGCATTCCCCATTGGTTATTTCATATAA
- the LOC120080860 gene encoding uncharacterized protein LOC120080860 isoform X3, with amino-acid sequence MTSFRFLFSNGVVLQGSEAPPVATFLETHPGKVKPSWVDSIPWEPAIRTLVDDSMRKVLPTALNERIEGEELTITVLLSVNLEYLGESDGVVDVERVEEALDVHVYVGSYVPHEFGVPENGANLAVVGRGRDIAAAKYSDWVRCRKSLEKLRPPSVTELLLSNNGDQILEGCVTNFFVVCRKDNNEAKETSVPDSKSTYSFELQTAPISDGVLTGVIRQLVIEACSSNGISFREVAPTWSSNEIWEEAFVTSSLRILEHVNTICIPSIWNLLNSKTWSEISWNKKSFKDAPGLISSIVQKDIMEKAVAEAFPIGYFI; translated from the exons ATGACGAGCTTCCGATTCTTGTTCAGCAATGGCGTCGTACTGCAAGGCTCCGAAGCTCCTCCGGTCGCCACCTTCCTCGAAACTCATCCTGGTAAG GTAAAACCGTCGTGGGTAGATTCTATTCCTTGGGAGCCAGCTATTCGGACGCTTGTTGATGATTCAATGAGAAAAGTGTTGCCAACAGCATTGAATGAGAGAATTGAGGGAGAAGAATTGACAATTACAGTGCTTTTAAGTGTGAATTTGGAATATTTGGGTGAAAGTGACGGTGTTGTGGATGTAGAAAGGGTTGAAGAAGCTCTTGATGTGCACGTGTATGTTGGTAGTTATGTTCCTCATGAATTTGGTGTCCCGGAAAATGGTGCAAATCTGGCCGTGGTGGGTCGAGGGAGGGATATTGCTGCCGCGAAGTACTCAGATTGGGTTAG GTGTAGGAAGTCTCTGGAAAAATTGAGGCCTCCTTCTGTGACTGAGCTTTTGTTGTCAAATAATGGTGATCAGATACTTGAAGGCTGCGTGACAAACTTTTTTGTTGTTTGCCGCAAG GATAATAATGAAGCTAAAGAAACAAGCGTGCCTGATTCCAAAAGTACATATTCCTTTGAACTGCAGACAGCTCCCATTAGTGATGGCGTTCTGACTGGAGTTATTCGCCAATTAGTCATCGA AGCTTGTTCGAgcaatggcatttcatttcgAGAAGTTGCACCTACTTGGTCAAGTAATGAAATATGGGAAGAAGCATTTGTTACAA GTAGCTTGAGAATCTTGGAGCATGTGAATACTATTTGCATCCCTAGCATATGGAACTTGCTCAACTCGAAAACATGGAGTGAAATATCATGGAACAAGAAGTCGTTTAAG GATGCTCCTGGTTTGATCTCAAGCATAGTCCAG AAGGATATAATGGAGAAAGCTGTTGCAGAAGCATTCCCCATTGGTTATTTCATATAA
- the LOC120080860 gene encoding uncharacterized protein LOC120080860 isoform X6, with the protein MKRLTQSVKPSWVDSIPWEPAIRTLVDDSMRKVLPTALNERIEGEELTITVLLSVNLEYLGESDGVVDVERVEEALDVHVYVGSYVPHEFGVPENGANLAVVGRGRDIAAAKYSDWVRCRKSLEKLRPPSVTELLLSNNGDQILEGCVTNFFVVCRKDNNEAKETSVPDSKSTYSFELQTAPISDGVLTGVIRQLVIEACSSNGISFREVAPTWSSNEIWEEAFVTSSLRILEHVNTICIPSIWNLLNSKTWSEISWNKKSFKDAPGLISSIVQKDIMEKAVAEAFPIGYFI; encoded by the exons ATGAAAAGACTGACTCAATCG GTAAAACCGTCGTGGGTAGATTCTATTCCTTGGGAGCCAGCTATTCGGACGCTTGTTGATGATTCAATGAGAAAAGTGTTGCCAACAGCATTGAATGAGAGAATTGAGGGAGAAGAATTGACAATTACAGTGCTTTTAAGTGTGAATTTGGAATATTTGGGTGAAAGTGACGGTGTTGTGGATGTAGAAAGGGTTGAAGAAGCTCTTGATGTGCACGTGTATGTTGGTAGTTATGTTCCTCATGAATTTGGTGTCCCGGAAAATGGTGCAAATCTGGCCGTGGTGGGTCGAGGGAGGGATATTGCTGCCGCGAAGTACTCAGATTGGGTTAG GTGTAGGAAGTCTCTGGAAAAATTGAGGCCTCCTTCTGTGACTGAGCTTTTGTTGTCAAATAATGGTGATCAGATACTTGAAGGCTGCGTGACAAACTTTTTTGTTGTTTGCCGCAAG GATAATAATGAAGCTAAAGAAACAAGCGTGCCTGATTCCAAAAGTACATATTCCTTTGAACTGCAGACAGCTCCCATTAGTGATGGCGTTCTGACTGGAGTTATTCGCCAATTAGTCATCGA AGCTTGTTCGAgcaatggcatttcatttcgAGAAGTTGCACCTACTTGGTCAAGTAATGAAATATGGGAAGAAGCATTTGTTACAA GTAGCTTGAGAATCTTGGAGCATGTGAATACTATTTGCATCCCTAGCATATGGAACTTGCTCAACTCGAAAACATGGAGTGAAATATCATGGAACAAGAAGTCGTTTAAG GATGCTCCTGGTTTGATCTCAAGCATAGTCCAG AAGGATATAATGGAGAAAGCTGTTGCAGAAGCATTCCCCATTGGTTATTTCATATAA
- the LOC120080860 gene encoding uncharacterized protein LOC120080860 isoform X4, with product MKRLTQSVKILSNASPLLLSESNRTINKQVKPSWVDSIPWEPAIRTLVDDSMRKVLPTALNERIEGEELTITVLLSVNLEYLGESDGVVDVERVEEALDVHVYVGSYVPHEFGVPENGANLAVVGRGRDIAAAKYSDWVRCRKSLEKLRPPSVTELLLSNNGDQILEGCVTNFFVVCRKDNNEAKETSVPDSKSTYSFELQTAPISDGVLTGVIRQLVIEACSSNGISFREVAPTWSSNEIWEEAFVTSSLRILEHVNTICIPSIWNLLNSKTWSEISWNKKSFKDAPGLISSIVQKDIMEKAVAEAFPIGYFI from the exons ATGAAAAGACTGACTCAATCGGTGAAGATTCTTTCGAATGCAAGTCCACTACTCTTGTCTGAATCTAACAGAACGATCAATAAACAGGTAAAACCGTCGTGGGTAGATTCTATTCCTTGGGAGCCAGCTATTCGGACGCTTGTTGATGATTCAATGAGAAAAGTGTTGCCAACAGCATTGAATGAGAGAATTGAGGGAGAAGAATTGACAATTACAGTGCTTTTAAGTGTGAATTTGGAATATTTGGGTGAAAGTGACGGTGTTGTGGATGTAGAAAGGGTTGAAGAAGCTCTTGATGTGCACGTGTATGTTGGTAGTTATGTTCCTCATGAATTTGGTGTCCCGGAAAATGGTGCAAATCTGGCCGTGGTGGGTCGAGGGAGGGATATTGCTGCCGCGAAGTACTCAGATTGGGTTAG GTGTAGGAAGTCTCTGGAAAAATTGAGGCCTCCTTCTGTGACTGAGCTTTTGTTGTCAAATAATGGTGATCAGATACTTGAAGGCTGCGTGACAAACTTTTTTGTTGTTTGCCGCAAG GATAATAATGAAGCTAAAGAAACAAGCGTGCCTGATTCCAAAAGTACATATTCCTTTGAACTGCAGACAGCTCCCATTAGTGATGGCGTTCTGACTGGAGTTATTCGCCAATTAGTCATCGA AGCTTGTTCGAgcaatggcatttcatttcgAGAAGTTGCACCTACTTGGTCAAGTAATGAAATATGGGAAGAAGCATTTGTTACAA GTAGCTTGAGAATCTTGGAGCATGTGAATACTATTTGCATCCCTAGCATATGGAACTTGCTCAACTCGAAAACATGGAGTGAAATATCATGGAACAAGAAGTCGTTTAAG GATGCTCCTGGTTTGATCTCAAGCATAGTCCAG AAGGATATAATGGAGAAAGCTGTTGCAGAAGCATTCCCCATTGGTTATTTCATATAA
- the LOC120080821 gene encoding nuclear transcription factor Y subunit B-1-like, which produces MAEPPTSPAGGSHESGGEQSPNTGGVREQDRFLPIANISRIMKKALPANGKIAKDAKDTVQECVSEFISFVTSEASDKCQKEKRKTINGDDLLWAMATLGFEEYIDPLKSYLTRYRELECDAKGSSRGGDESAKRDAVGALPGQNSQQYMQPGALTYINTQGQHMIIPSMQNNE; this is translated from the exons ATGGCGGAGCCTCCCACCAGTCCTGCCGGCGGCAGCCACGAAAGCGGCGGTGAACAGAGCCCTAACACAGGTGGTGTTCGTGAACAAGACCGATTCCTTCCGATCGCTAATATTAGTCGGATCATGAAGAAAGCCTTACCTGCTAATGGCAAGATCGCTAAAGACGCTAAAGATACCGTCCAGGAATGTGTCTCCGAATTCATTAGCTTCGTTACTAGCGA GGCGAGTGATAAGTGTCAGAAGGAGAAGAGGAAGACTATTAATGGTGATGATTTGCTTTGGGCAATGGCGACGTTGGGATTTGAGGAATATATTGATCCGCTTAAGTCGTACCTTACTAGATACAGAGAG TTGGAG TGTGATGCTAAAGGATCTTCTAGGGGTGGTGACGAATCTGCTAAAAGAGATGCAGTTGGAGCCTTGCCTGGTCAAAATTCCCAG CAATATATGCAGCCGGGAGCATTGACCTACATAAATACTCAA GGACAGCATATGATCATTCCTTCAATGCAGAACAATGAATAG